The Sphaerodactylus townsendi isolate TG3544 linkage group LG02, MPM_Stown_v2.3, whole genome shotgun sequence DNA segment TGGTGTCTGTTAGAAAAACTCCTAGTTCACTGTAAGCTGTCATATAAAGTAGAGGGAAGGTAGTTTAAGAGTTAAATTCAGTCTACAGAACTACATCCTGTTTCATTGTTGCTAGCCTTTAATTGGTACATAGTTATTTTTTTACTCCATAGCTCCTGTTGTTTGTGTCCCCCTTATTTCAGCAATATTATTACAACTGAAGGAATTGCATTGTGTCACTGAGTTACTGAGACTTTAACGCTGGCAGTGATGCAATCAGGGACATGTGGACAATCCCTATGTctgtccttcctctccctacagaaTATCTCTTCCGCATTCTGGGTATTATCCTCTGGGATCTCCTCAGGTTTATTTGCCGTGGCTCGAATTGCAGGACAGTTCCTGACTTCCTTTGGCATTGATGGTAAGAGACCTTTTTGGATGGAAACAGAAGGTGTTAAACGTTGTACTTCTCCCCGCCTATAGTCATTCCTGCTTTCTATGTGAATGATATAGGCTGCACTGTTATGCCTGCTTATTTGCAATTATCCTATCGAACTCAGTAGGAAATACTTTTAAGTAAACATGGACACAACTGCACTGTTTACCATTTCACTGTACTGGAAGCTGAGTAAAGATGTCAGagctgacgtatggtgacccctagggttttcaaggcaagataatattgggaggtggtttgccattgcctgcctctccatggGCTGTGAGAGAGTTCTAGCTTACAAAAATCACCCTGAACCCATTTTGatgcctaatttttttttctccagctaaACTGTCCTTTAGAATCACAGCATAACTATGTCTGCGATCCTTAAGGTATAGTCATTATGGTTTTTTCCACTGGCCATAAGACAAAGAATCACTAGGCCTATATTTCTCACACAGGAGTCCCCTGTTGCACAGCAAACTGCTCTTGGAACCTTTTGGAATGCTGTTCATTATGATAGGATGGTTGGGGTAGGGGGGCGTCGGCAGGGAGAGGTGCTGTTCATACTTCAGAAAGTCAAAAATACGATTCGATATGTCCAGCATTTTAGATATGCCTAAAATAACTTGTTAAATGCTTGCTATTGTATTTGATGAGCCTGCTTATTATTTTATCAATACCTTTCAGCAGCCTTAGGTTAACACTTTTAAATATGTCAGAGTCTGTGTTTGAAGAAAAAAGTTATAATATTGGGAAGCAAGTCCTGTGTAAGTGTATTTTAGTTGAAATCACAGGGTATTGGTtatacttcctttttttaaaaaagaatattctgaAAATGTAAATTGTAACAATGTTTGAAAATAATTGCATCATTCAGTTCAGTTGTCAGTGTGCTGGGACTGGTGGTAGGTCTTCTTGTAACATTTGCAAGTATCTCTCAGTCTCTCGTGTGCTATGCCATAGACCTCTAGTGTCCAGTTCCTGGACAAAAGTACTTCAcattgttaaaataaaatgggcataCAGTgtcccatctcccccccccccccccccccccccggggcaaaaaatccagtttgggaCTTGCATTGTATTCCTGATAGTAGCAACAGTCTGACTAAACTGTTCGATGGAGGAATGTTTCCTTTCAGCACCTTCTGATGTTTCTTCACTCTCTGCCATAATAATGAAAGCAGCACCTTATTAGATGGTGTACTTGTAATGGTTTGTAACGTAATTATTTGCTTTTCTTAACTCTATTCAGGGGATCATGCAACTCAGTTCCTGAAGCTGAGCCCTGACCAAGTGCAAACACTGCTTCTCTGGGGCCTGGCTGCTCTGATAGGCTACTGGCTGCTGTCACTGTTGCTGAATCTGGTGCTCGGCATCTTGAGCCGCATCTTGTGGGGCCTCAAGCTGGTCATCTTCATGTCCTGCTTCATGTTCATTGTCTCTATGGTGCATGATCGTTCTGTTCAACTTTCCCTTCTATTATTACTCGTACTCATGCTATATGCTCTATTGGAGGGGCCTAGGTGGAGTCACACCGCTAGAGGTACGAAACTGGAATAATAGTGCGCAGCTTGCAACAGGTAAATTAGATGAACTACAACGCAGGCAAAGGCGGTCATCTCCTAAACATTTGGATGAAGAATAAAACTTACAGGAAGCTATAATGTTCACATACCTTCTTTAAGAGGTGACTACTTTTTTCTTTGTGTATTCAATAACTGCTTCCTAGAAATAGATGTTTTCTTGTATCCTGTCTCCCACAACTATACAGGAACATGTGACCCCAGAAGGAAATTTCTGTACAGGAAAATGAATGCACTTGACATGGTAACAGCTTCCTACTTGTCACTCTATAGACTTGTTCTTCAGGAGGGGCTCTCTCCTTCTCCATCCTAGTCCTCTCTGTTTCAGTCACGCCTCTTTCTAAACTCACCATGCCAACCTACCTGAGTTATTTTCTGGCTGATTCTAAAAATACCATTTTGCTTCTTAAAGAATGAAAGGCCTGATGTTTGAGTGACAGTGCTACTCACTATGAAAATAGTGcacttttaagtgtttttccaTAACCATGCCTGCCTAAGACAAGAATGGGGCATTTTGTGGTATACTTTGAGGGTCTAAATGTGTCTCAGTTGGTTTATCTAACAGCAAACCCCCTGTTCCAAGTGCCTTCCCAAAGCAaaaggtggctgctctgtttaCAGCAGCACCAGAGGAAATCAGAATGTTACATAAAGGTGTTGTATGTGTTTACAGAACTTTTTATCATTCAGTTCACTACAAGCCAAAGATGTCTGATGAATCTAAGACCAGATTAAGTTTCCTTATGGACTCTAGTTCTGCAAGAGGAAATTTGATGATCCACAGCAAATAATGTTCATGTGCCTTTCCTGGTTGGAAATAAGCCATAAACCAGAGACAAAGTGAATTGAATGTACAAAGCACATCCCTCCAGATAGAGTTTATTGAGCACTACTATCAAACCCATGGTCTGAAGACTTGTGCCCTTGATGACTGTTTTGAGGAGGCATAATGTACTACTCTGGTGTTAAACATATTAGTTGCcactatgtatatttttaaaattttgccaaTTTTAAACCAATGGAGTATTTTGTTATATGCTTTTCCAAATAAAGGCTATTTAATGATCACCTGTTTGCTTTGGTGGTATCTTTTTTCAATTCATCCTTGTTCAGTGTGAGAGATGATTCACAGAATAAGGTAAACTGTATGTGGAGAATTCATGATAGTTCAACTTCTAAACGGTTAGGAGTAAGATGCAATTTATGATTGGCTTGGTGACTATGAAATATTTTGAAGTTGGCAACATAAATGCTTTGGCCCTTTCATGAAATATTATCCTATGGATTTGTGTACAATTCATTGATGAATATTGACAAATTCTCCATGGCTGCATCTACAAACAGCCTTTATCTGTACCACCATACCTTTATGCCTAGCCAGATTTTATGAAATGGTTCTGCCTCCACACACTTGTCTCTCTGGATCGGAGCTTCTTCCTATTGTTTGCCCAGAGAGACTGAATCTGGCTCTTGTGTTGTAGCCATTTGCCAGCTCATACTGGGGAACAAATTCAGTAATGTGGGAGGGGAGAATGTAATTGAAAGttaagaggaaagaaggaagggcaaGATTCAAAGAAACATTCAAGGGATCATATTCAGGCATATTTGAGATTTTATATTACAGAGCAGTGTACATCTAAAAGGTGtttgatgtgtttttttaatccctCCCAACAACTAGAGCACAGACATCTacacatgggccgtttccgcacggtcacACTGCAGGGGTGCTTCGGCATAAatgatgccgacgcacccccctgggaccgttcgcatggacagtcccggtaggagtggggaagagcCTGTGCCGTGCCTGTGCCGTCCCCTGAATGCTGTAccatccctccggccttccggcgcgtcgGACAGGtcagaggacacgccccctgccctgcatgacagctctggacCGCAGGTGTAGGTAGGCGTATCCCTATGGCCTGTGCTACATCACCTGAAGGCCGTAGAAATCGCAATGGCCTTcgaggaaggggggggatggcgccttccagccgctgccatttgcgtggcagcggttggaagccactgtttctgaaaaacctcgctcagggagcgaggttcggaaacagcggcttcacgctgcttgGGTGTTGCGaggccggtgctgctgcaatgcagcagcaccggaCATGCGAATGGTCTCCCacagatgctgtttttagcgtccctgggatgctgaaTTCAGCCCATACGGAGAGGGCCATGGACTTGCTGCCTTTGGTGGACATACCTAATGCAAAGATTCATCAAGTTGCTTTATTGCAAGAGTCAGTCAGTGAGCTAGTCAGATGTTCGCTTGTCTGCGCATGTGATAAAATAATTGCATGGAATTtaaaaagcaggtttgggaagagAATGCTGCCCTCCTTGAATAGTACTGAATCTACGCTGTTTGTATTAGCAAGCAGTGGCTCTTCAGTGTACCATCAAATTACCACACAAACAGCATTGATTCAGGATGATACATTGGTTGTACTGTGAACGTGTCTTCAGTGGGACTCCAGTAATCCAGGCTGGTTAGTTCACACACCCAGTAGTGCAGGAAGGGCTATGCAAAGTTGTATAGTGTCTCCTGGACTGTAGGGGACTGGCTTCTGCAGTCAACACAGAGTCCTCGGCCTCTTGTACTTTCCTGCAGCTCAAGCTTTATTATTTCCAACACCCCTTCAGGCAGGAGCTGGATGACttcaccccactgaagagaagactgTGTTCTGAATCTCCACTGTTTATGATGACGTGCTAAAGAGCCACTGCTTGCTAACCCTTCTTGcttcaaataaatatttgtaaaagAGCTACTGCTATGCTGGTGGTCGTGTGAGATGGGAGTCAGGTCCTGGCTGTGGAAGGAAAGTACTGTTTATGCCCCTACATTGCTGCTGGAGCTCTCTAGCCTGATCTTAGTGTTGTTTTCTAAATAACCCTGGGGGTCATTTGCCAGATTGAAGCTGATCTTCACTTGGCAGTCTTGGGTGGATTTGCAGTGGCAGCCTCTTCTTATTTGTAGGTGGATTGTTGAAGAGCTGTTGGAATTCATTCAAATTTTAACTGTATGATAACCTATCTTGCATGTGCCCCAAACCTATGGTAAGTTTGATTTTTGAACAATAAATTAAACCTAATAATTTTGATTAGTTAGATATTTAAGTTCTAATTGTTAGTCTCAGGCTGCATCATACTCGTCTCATCCGTCAAAATGAAAGTATCATGTGACAGCAAGCAGCCAATCCCATAATATGAAAATAGCCCATTTGTTACCGTAATCTTAAACAATTGATTGTTGTGAAAGAAAGAATAATTTGACGCCCCCTAACTTTCATTTTCAGAAGTGTTGTGCTGAaatgaaagctttaaaaatgtgcaaaatatacaaatgagttcaaatattgattttaaagtAATAACGGAGAAAAAAGCTTGATATCCTGTGTATCCTGCTGTCACTCATATGAACTATCCAATCCTCTGGAGACAAACTGTGGTAATACACTTGTTGGGATGCTCTGATCTTCAAATACGCTTATGCTCTAATCCTCTTTCAGCTGTGCTCTTTGTTGCTCTTTTCACTTCCCTATTTCACTGTGTAACCACCGCCCTCTTGTGTTCAATCTGCAATGCGAGTTCCAATCTGCATAACTCCTCCTTGTCCACTCACCACCCATTCCTCTTTTATCAAAACGTACTGTGCACATCTGATGCAAAACTCAATATACTCTGTCACtaaccccctgccctgtgtgacatCTAGGCAGGTTTTGTTCTGAAATCACGGATAGGAAGGCTGCACAGTGCAACCCTGGCAGCAAAAGCGAAAGGCTTTTCCGTCCCATTCCCTTCCCAGCAATAACCAGGCTGCAGCTACAGAACAGAGATTTGCAGTCCAAGCAGGGTCAACCCAAGTTTTTTTTGTCACCCTAGGCAAACTATGACTTTGTCCTCACCATTCAATAGAAGGGAAATTAACCTTTTGTTTACTGATCATTCAGAACaaacaatgtaaaaataaaaatgggtaaGCTCTTCCAAGTGCTTTTCATTCTCCTTTATGGCAGCTACAGAAGGACCAGAGTCAATGCCAGGCTTCCTTTCAAGCCACCACTGCAGTACACAGTCTGCAGGGCCGAtctgccttggggggggggggggggcatggtctTAGCAGCAGCGGCCCAGGCAGCAGCAGCTCTACTTACTGGGCTATTGGGTGGTGATGGCAACTGTTGCTTGATCAAGGCATGGAGGAGCAAGTGAAAGTAAGATGGCAGATGGGCAGTGGCTTCCCTTCAAGAGAAAGTCAGGAAAGAGGAGATTccactcttctttctttttttcctttttgcagaaGAAAAGTTCCTCTAGCTATGCTACTGGAACTATTGGAATGTCCAGCTGGAAAAGAAACTCCATGAATCCCATTAATTTTAGACCATAGAACAGCAAATAGATTCCTCTCTCAAATGTCCATTTGCCTTTTATGTTCCCTGTTTACTGCTGTGTTGGAAAAGATTTTCTGCCTCTGGGTTTTTATCGTCACCATTTTGTGTTAGTGGATCTGGTAATTTCTGATTGAATTTATTTTTGATGAAGATTCTCAAAAGCGCTGTATTGGCAGTCTTTAGttagtatttgttgttgttttactgtgGCTGTAACTCAACAACCAGCCAAGAATACTTGGGCCAGCTGAAACCACAGGCTTCAGCTTGCTTAAATCTCTTAAAATAATTTGAACAGAAGTCTGTGTCAGATGGCCTTTTCTCGTTGTTCTAACTGTGGGAATAGGGATGGAATCTGCCTGCCTTAAACAGATGTAGAAGGAATAAAAGTAGAAGCAAAGGAGACAACTGTGAGGTACAGTGCTATGCTCTTGGAAGGATAAGGAACCAAAATCTTCCTTCAACCTTGACACTGAAAAATGGCCAGACAATTGCTTCCACTGCCTGTTTTTCCACTCTCTCCTCCTTGTACGAGGTTGGCACTGAGAAAGAAAGCATCTGCTGAAAACAACACAGATGAATGATGCTAATTTAGCATTTGCACTGTGAGCAACCATACAGTTAATATTCATACATAAATCATATTGTATGTAAATTATGCTGCCTGGGTTTGTAAGGCTTTGATATGGCAACTCTATTGATTAAACAAGTAGATTAGTTTGCTGTGCCATAGCAGGTGAACCAGCCAGTagattctggagagctgcagccacATACCAGCTTGTGATTGTGTGGTCTGATACGCAAATGACAGCGGATGAAGCTCCTTGGAAGATAAAAAACTGTTTTTCTCCATTTAGATATTGCAGTTCACCTACCCATCCAGAATTCTGATCAGAAGTCTGCCTTGAAATCATGTGTTGAGAAATAATAATACCCAGCATTTATAGAGCCCCCAACTCCatttgcaaatctccaggaactttccaacctggatctggcaaccctacctgccccatcccctgccggaggccaggggacaactGGCAACACTAGTGCTCAGACCCATTGAGtttgatttggattgggactacAGTGTGCAGGGAAGGGGCCTCGTTTCTCCAACAGGACAAATAGTAGCTCCCTGCatctgtttcaggtcaggaaaatggcagaggGGAGGCTTAAGTCCTTCTTCACATGCACCATGATCCCGAACGAGGGTTGCCaaatggagatctcctggaattacaattgatctgtaGACAACAcaaatcagctcccctggagcaAATAATTGCTtttgaaggtggattctatggcagtaGACCCtaagctcccttccctcccctggccccgtagggatggcagcctccaggtgggagctggaattactgctcatctccaaactactgagatcagttcccctggagaaaatggatactttggaggttGTATGGcaattgtatcccactgaggtccctgtcctcccaaagttctatccccaaatttccaggaattccgctgactggatctggcaaccccatcCCGCACTGGTGGCTGTGCAAACTGCATAGGATTAATTTGCTTTGGTTCTTCTTAATGTCTTGTGTGGGTATATACCTAATTGGCAACATTCTTACTAAAACAATTAACAAACCAAAtccatgtctgcaacttgattTCTGTTTTGACCTTAGCTCCTGAAAAGGGAATGGGGTGACCAGCCATCTCCATAAGATGAGAGGTGAACTCTGTAGGGGCCCCTGCTCTGCTTGCAAGGAGACAAAACCTGGCATTCCATGAATGCAGTAGTTACTCTGGTGTATTTCCTGCTGGGCCCATAGGTACATTTGTCTCATTTTCCAAGCCCAAGCAAGATGGAACTTGTGCTTTGGCTGTGAACACCTGGAATCAGTAATCCAAGAGGGAGGAGATTCAGGTGCCTGAAGGTTCCTGGCAGGCTGCAACAAAGACCCTCAGCAGCGCAACATAGTTAACATAGCCTGGAAGTCCGTCAGGGCTAGAATCCATTAAAAGCTCCTCTGAGGCTTTTTATCTGCATTGATCTGTTTACCTCTCATTATTAGCTTACCTGGGGTTGCTAATTTTTGATTTAGAAAAACTAGCAGCAGAAAGCACCAAGTGAATGCCCTAAAGGAAACCAAGATTTACTTTTCAGATAAAGAACCTAACAGCAAGtaactgagcatgtgcagaatgccttCCTTTCATGAAGAAAACCAGCTCCTGTATCAACACCATCCTACAAAAGTGTAACTCAGAAAACTTACAAATTCAACTCCTAGTGATGCAAAATATTTATTCCGCAAGATTTGTACGAAAGACAAAATTTTCAATAAGTGCAATTTCTCCCATCCTTCACAATGCCACAATGGTCGTATAACTTGAATCTGGCAGAACTGATAATCCCAAAAGTATACAAGAACCATTTTTACTGAGAGGACAGCAAATTGTACATGAAAGACCTGAATTCCCATCTTAGCTTCAGGTTCACTGGATAGCCTTAGAAAAATTATCTACACTtgaggatgccaacctccagatggtggctggagatcttcttcTCTTAGAACTgctttccaggtgacagagatcagttcacaaaGTAAATGGGAATTCCAGTGACCAAGCTTGCAAGGATGAACTATGGAAATGTTGCTCTCCATACTAAGTCCTTTGGAAGCAGGAGGTTTCTGAATGTAAACAACCTAGAAATAAAAGTGGCAGCCAAACTAGGATTTTAGCACACAGAGGGTGATTAAGTGTGAAAGATAAACCTTTTATTTAACTCAAGAAAGAATTTAATTTGGGTTCATTTGGCCTGACACCTTAATTCTATGTcagtatttatttccattttgaaaTGGGGAATCAGTGCCAATTTCAGGCACTTGGAATGTATGCCTGATTTGTCATCCTGCACTTATAATATCCAGTAATTAACAATGCTTCACATTATACTGGCTGATGATGGGCAAATTTCTCCACTTCAGTTTTGCCACACTGGAAAAGGTATATGCATCAtccttctctttctcactgtTGTTCTCTCTCTGTACCACAGATCCTCTTCATAGGCCAACAgcaatcaaaagaaaaaagagttttgTGGCATTTTAATACAAGATTTTCTCATAAACCTCTGTGGATTAGAGCTCAGTCCTTTAGTTATGCAAAATCTACTCTCATTGCATCTAGAGCTGTTCCAGCAAGAGTTTTTTTGCAATTGTGATGCTCAGGGCTTGCTGAACCGTGGAGGCAAATTCAGTAATTGTTCAGGGTTCCAAAACTCAGGCACAGTTTCCTCAGCTGCATGAATACTTCAGACAGAGAGTCCTGTCTGCTTTTGTGGAAAAGGCCTGCTGAAGCAGTTGTTGGCTGATTCATGTTCCAGGTGATGTTATCCAGAACATTCCAGTCTTTTCTGGCTACTGATGGTATATGTCATTGTAATACAGGCGAAGCAAAGCAACAAACAAAAGTGAAAGGAAAATGGTGTCCTTGTCTCGTCCTTGTTGTGCTATTTCTATGCTGCCCTGCATAAAATGAACCATGAGTTGGGCTGTAAAAAACTTAATCTGACCCTGTCTGTGCTAATCACTGCAACAGAGATGCAAAAATAACAGTAGTCCCAGCCCCTGTACTAGTTGGTATTGTGAAGCATTTTAGCCCTATGTCCTGTTCACAGCTGTCATTACTGAGAAAATCAACTATCTGGAATCAACTTTGCAGTGAAACTAACAATATGAGTGCATTTTGGAATCCCATGAAGCAAATTCCAGGGTTGGTGCCAGTTTGAGGTCAGATCTAATTAAATTCAAATAAAGATTTTTGAGTTGGCATTTATCTGCTTAAATTGGTATTTGACTAAGCTGAGGAAAAATACTCTTACCTTCTGTAGGCTTTGCCCATTAGATTTGTCGCCATCTGTTAGAGTTCAGGGACTCCACATAAGCAACACAAATGCTTCCAACTCTTACGGACTGGGAATTTCCCCTGTAGTCTCCCTATTGCTATTTCATACAGTTTCAAAAACTGCAAACAAAGTGTTGATCAAGGCCAGCaagataattattttaaaatgagaattgTGTGGAAGATAGCATGTGAACACTCATTAAACATTCCATAGAAGAACAAATATGAAACACAGCAGTTTTGCCGTGCTGTCTACACTAGTCAGTGAAACAGTTTGTTGCTCACGTGTAGTCTAACATTGCTGGTTTACTTTGAATCCTGCTCGGATTATATACAACAGGGTATATACAAGATACGCAATACAATATACAATAGCTATATACAATAgggctttctcccaggaaagtgtatttaggatcacatctcccttcACCTTCCACTTGTCTCTCCCTTACAGATCCCATCGTGGCGTTACATTACAACCCTAGAGAGCACATTTCAGGGAAATACCTTGATGAGACTAGGATTAAACGTAATTTGCAGCACAATAGGTGTGGACTGTCTGGGTAGGGAGGCCCAATATCCTCTCTTTGGTCCCTCCACCCCaagattaaatttttttttttgctaaattaaATTAGTGATAGAACACTAACCTTTCTAAAGAAAAGAGAATCACTGAGGACTGCAGAGACCGCACCCTCTCTTTGTTTTACAATGTTTTCACATCTTTCCATTTCCCCTGCTACTTGCCCAAGCTTCCACCATCTGTCCAGTCCCCACAGTTTTCTTGGTTTTTCAATTTATGACCCTAGTGATGCAACCGTATTGGGGAATAAGCAAGAACTCAGCATGCAAGTCCATATCAGTACTTTCCATGTGCATTATCTCCCCTTCCTGAGTTTTGTGTAGATAGCTATTATACACACAAATAAAAGGGTGGCTGTCCCCAGGAGAGAAATGGCAATAGGTGGCACCCAtgcaatatcccccccccccaatatctctcTGAAGGGTGTTACCAGTTTTTCCTGTCAAATGTAtaacattttcaataaatgcaCTAGTGGCAGTGCGCTACAGAAAATGCTGCAGGCCACCACGGTTATTGAAATGCTTCCCTGTTCTCACAGGCTGTTTTCCCCCccaattgtgtgtttttttccaattCAGAAGACATGGCTGCATGTGCAACTCAAGAGAACTTGCCCAGTACCATCAGTTGCAACCTACACTCCAGAATGTCAAGGTAGTACATATTTGAAGCTGTTCTACTATGCTATAAAGTATGAGCTGCTCACTTTTCAAtggttaaaaatgtattttgttcaGCCAGGTGCACTGGCTGTACATTTTCAATGTACTGTCAGCACAGTCAGCAGACAGGGTGCTGGTTTGGGGAGATCATGctggttttaaataaatagaatattgATGTCTCCTAGCAGTGTTTGGCTAATATAGCACATGGAGCAATATGGTCATTGCCAAAGAAATGATGTGACAGCCATCAAAAAAGGGGGTGCTTTAGCACACTCAGTTCAGAATTGGCATGCAGTGATGGAGGGTTTCTGTGGGGTGGGTGTCTGaatgctttctttttttgtggAAATAAAAACAGACAACAATCTTCTTTCAGGTGACCACTGTGAGGTACAAGAAATGCCAGTAGTGGAGTCGTTGCCAGCTAGATATTTAGCTAGTGCTCAGAACAGAAAGAGGGATATTGTTTGTGCTGACAGATGTTGGTCATCAGATGTTGCACCAGTGTGAATGTGAGGAGCAGAGTGGCTTTCAAAGCCATTAGGTGGTAGATGACACCATGAGGAAATTATGGAATAACGGAAACACCACCATGAGGTCATTAGATTGGAAGGCTTTTAAGGACACCATAGACAGGAACTCAGAAGCAATGCTTGCAACTGTCGATTCCTTAAAAAGAATTGACGGAGGCCTACTGTCTAGGAAACAGGGAATTCAACCCCTGGATATAGTGCATGTTCTCACTGAATCTCGGGAAAATGCACCGGCTCCAAATAAGAATGCATGTATTGGTCAACAGAGGGTTTGCATGGAGCTATAA contains these protein-coding regions:
- the TMEM109 gene encoding transmembrane protein 109 isoform X1, which encodes MSRRGPSLWCSHQLLLRPTFAILVSLAVFHVGMANGQHHRREPWREKNMQPDFLSKITRAARETLEDILGPDNFLILNENISSAFWVLSSGISSGLFAVARIAGQFLTSFGIDGDHATQFLKLSPDQVQTLLLWGLAALIGYWLLSLLLNLVLGILSRILWGLKLVIFMSCFMFIVSMVHDRSVQLSLLLLLVLMLYALLEGPRWSHTARGTKLE
- the TMEM109 gene encoding transmembrane protein 109 isoform X2 — protein: MQPDFLSKITRAARETLEDILGPDNFLILNENISSAFWVLSSGISSGLFAVARIAGQFLTSFGIDGDHATQFLKLSPDQVQTLLLWGLAALIGYWLLSLLLNLVLGILSRILWGLKLVIFMSCFMFIVSMVHDRSVQLSLLLLLVLMLYALLEGPRWSHTARGTKLE